The region GAAAGCCTTCATATTTTTGTGTTATATGTATTTTTTGCATTTTCCAACTTTCTAGATTTGATTAACTTCATGTTTGCCTGTTATTTCTCAAAGTAATTGGCCGCACATAGGTACTATACACATAAACATTCATGCATGTGCTAGAATTTAGCTGGATTATCAGACCCAGCTAGATCTGGCTTGCTGCGGCGCCAGTGTGCTGCTACTTTTGGGCGCATTTCAGGCTGTGCTTTGTGAATGTGTAAGAGTGGAAATTTGAGGGATTTGGGCGCCCAATCTTTGGATGGAGGAATGGAGCAAGGCGTGATGAGAAAGGGGCGACGAACGGGATGAGATTAAGCAGGCATTTGCATGGCATGTCCGTCTCCATTATGGTTCTCCTATATATAAATTTGCACACTAACACAGGGGTATTATTTATACTTACTATATTATATTACTGTAGCGACCACGTATTGTACATTTACTGGGGATGGCTATATTGAGTGGTCAAGATGCCGATAGTAGTCGCTATGGCATTTTCTTCATTTTTAGAGAAACCTTGGGAAGGTACGTACAATAAAATCTTCTTAGAATAATTTGGAAGAAAGTACTAGGTTTTATGTATATTCAAATTTGTATTTGTCATCAAAATATCAATATAAttatttttcactttattttaaaaTGTTAGCTGTGTGCATCAGCACACGGGCATGGCAATAATTTGTGGAGAAATAGATATCCTCCAAGCAACTATACGCCTGGATAAAAAAAAACTACGATAACCTTTTCTATTTTGCGTTTGGAAGTAATTGGTGTACGTGCATGTTAATTAGCACATATTTTTCCTGAAGCTGACATGTGATTGTTGGTCCTATTTTCATAGGAAGAAGACTTGAGAATATACATAACTGATTTAGGAATCTGTATGTGTAAGGTTTTACCCATGGCCATGTACGATTGTTGAGCAAATCATCGAAGCATCATACCATCTAAGCACCGAGATGCACTTTTTTTAATCGTTACAGCATTAGCTGTCAGGCTAATAGAGGTGAGTCAAATTTCTTACTCACATATAAAAAAATCTACCGAGACCAATAGTTACATATTTATAGCTTTGGTGAAAGAACTACACAATAAGAATCAACTAAGCCCTTCTCTGAGAGCTTTACCTACGGTTATCAATTAGAAAAATACTAAGATTGAATATTCTACATACAGTCATATAGAATCCCATTGCCTGCCACCATGTTACCAAGTATGTATTTTCTGGGCATCCAATCTTTATGTTAACTGCAAGTATGTTCTTCATTGGTCGATTTTTTGCATTGTTGGAAAAAATAGACCACTGGACAGATCTTTTCAAGATTATAATTCTCTCCTTTGTTTCTTCTATATGAACATAACTAAGTTTAGTAATTTATGTAATGGGATCCACACAATACGCACTAAAGGAGTTTTGCTAATTTTTGGCATTAATACAAGAATACTCACTCTTAATTTCATATAATCAAAAGCATACAAGAAAATCGGAGCAACCTGTTTATATGGGTACAAATCCAAATAGAAGAAACAACTTAAACGAGGCATCAAGACATAGCTAAAGCTAGATGGATATGCTAGATAGGCAACACATGCTTGAAAATAGGAAagtaaaaaaaggaaaggaaaatagaAACTTGCATGGACACCCAAGATAAAGGATTCATGAGACAAATGTACATATGTGTGTGTATATGTAAAAACAAGTCACTTTTTACATGTAAAAAAATTCATGTTGAACCGGATGAATCTTATCTCTTATGATCAATCACAAGTAGTCATGAGCTTTTAACCTTTGTCAAGCTCAATAACCTCCTATTTTATCTGATTCGATGTATTTAATAGTTATGTCGATGCTCTCTCAAAAGATGGGGGTTAAATAGATGGTGCTAATGGCTTCAGAACGTCCGTGAAGAGATAGcgagcatagtcaagcctaaatgtaATCGTTCAATTTGATTAATGAAAGTTTCTTTCCGGCAAAAGCAAATTTGATGGTACTAACCGACTCATGTATTTAAGATTGGAGAAATTATGAATTAAATTTTGAAATGAACTAAGAGTATAACAATTGAAATGAATTAATGTATAATTCATATGAAGCACAACATGAAACTCTTGGAAGAAATAAATCTTCACTTATTGTAGATTTACAATCCGGATAATCCACCATGTAGGCTACATTTCAAAAATAATAATCATGGTGGCTTAGAAAAAAGATAAACACACATGAGAGCCTCAAATGTAGAAGGCGATATAATACATTAGTATGGAACTAAATGATTTAGTATCTGAAGATGATTTTTTTAACAAACTAGATGTCCCTTTGACATTAATGATATGATATAAACTAGAGTAAAATTTGGATATTGAATTGAATCCATGTATGAGGGTGAAGAAATGAGAATGATTAACAATAGCAACTCACAACCTAGCCGCGCAAATATGCGGGTCACTTCGCTAGTTAATTTAGATAAAAGGAACATATTTCAATTCAACTATTGGGAGCGAGCACTACCTCCTGTgcgccaatttttttttttttttttgcaaatNNNNNNNNNNNNNNNNNNNNNNNNNNNNNNNNNNNNNNNNNNNNNNNNNNNNNNNNNNNNNNNNNNNNNNNNNNNNNNNNNNNNNNNNNNNNNNNNNNNNNNNNNNNNNNNNNNNNNNNNNNNNNNNNNNNNNNNNNNNNNNNNNNNNNNNNNNNNNNNNNNNNNNNNNNNNNNNNNNNNNNNNNNNNNNNNNNNNNNNNNNNNNNNNNNNNNNNNNNNNNNNNNNNNNNNNNNNNNNNNNNNNNNNNNNNNNNNNNNNNNNNNNNNNNNNNNNNNNNNNNNNNNNNNNNNNNNNNNNNNNNNNNNNNNNNNNNNNNNNNNNNNNNNNNNNNNNNNNNNNNNNNNNNNNNNNNNNNNNNNNNNNNNNNNNNNNNNNNNNNNNNNNNNNNNNNNNNNNNNNNNNNNNNNNNNNNNNNNNNNNNNNNNNNNNNNNNNNNNNNNNNNNAATTTTTAGCATTTTGACCTGTAAAAAAAAAAGAAACAAGAAGTCAAACGCCAGATGTTACACTTAATTTTATTTTATTCACCGACAAACCACTGCTTAGCACGAAAATTGTCAAGCACACTTGTTACATTAACAAGATCATCTACACACTAAAACAGAttttttttaattgtttttctttATTTTATATGTATTGTTCATCCAACAGCATATACCCAGAGCCAAAACCGCCAGCCTAGAGCATAAACTCTCCTTCAGAAATACAGATGAAAATAACAGTGAAACCTGATGTACACCCTGCGGATAAAAAAGGTACGATAAGTGACTTCCAGTACATTGCCTTTTGTTTTGCGGGTGAAAAGAAAAAAGTAACAAACTGGAATTCACTTCTCATACATGTTTTGGTAGAGTGTACACCatgttttattattatcttctcctGTATAATTATGCTCTCCGAAAAGAAAGGTACGAGAAATCAATTCCAGTTCGTTACTTTTCTCAGTTCTCGTgccttctctttttattttatttctccATTTTTTGTGTGGTTACTGTCGGGTTTTGATTTTCTTCTGGTTTAGCATTTGATTCGTATTTGTTTTTTTCTGCGGGGGATTTCTATTTGTTTTTGTCTCACTTTTCCTTTTTCCATTTACTCAAGGAATAAGTTGCTCAAACAGCTTTGCACTGAAATTATTAAATTTTTGTGATCGCTTCCTAAATACAATTTTTTCTTCAGTTTTGTGAATGCTTCTAAAATTATTTAACATTTTCAGATCGTGATTGTTTTTAGAAATTGTGAGCATATTTTGGAATTTCTGAACATTTCTTTTAAAccatatatttttatattatggaAGAAAACTCATGAAAAGAAATTAAAAATCATGGAGCATACTTTTTGTGACTATaatataaaaaaattactaacttttGTTTTCAAAGTATAAATAGGTTTGAAAATGTCTGTGTAACTTCAAGAATGTTTGTGCACTTTCAAAAACAATAAGCTGTTGTTTTTATAGGAAAAAGAAAACCTAGAAAGTAGAATTTAAAAAACTCCACTGAAATCCTATATATACTTAAATAGTGGACCCTCACTACCTCTAATTATGTCAAACACTTCCACCTCACTGTAAACATTTACTAATAGTATTATTCAACCCATGCAAACTAGCAAACCAAATGGGAGAATAGTGAAACCACACCTTAAACGCCCCCATGGTACCATTTCGAAAAAACAAATTTAAATGTTACAAAAAATTGAGAGTTTTTTAAGAAATGTGTCTACAACCCCTAAAAGTTTCAGCTTTAAATATGATATGCACATTGAGAAAGTAGAACAATGAATCCAGATGTGAGGTGTCAATTTTTTGTCTTTTTGTCACTATTAATATTAGATTTGTCATTATTTTTTATTTCTCAATGTGCATTTCGAATTTGGGTCTGATTTTTTAGGGGTTTGTGAACATTCACAAAAATATTCAGATGTTTTTGGAACATACAAAATTATTTTTTCAAAGTCACCTGATAGTTTGGGGTTTGTTAACACAAAAATGTAAATATGGAACTTGTTTACATTACAAAATAGTAGTTTCTGATTTTGATTATTTCTTTCATACATAATTTATCTGAGATTAATCTTGAAATTCTCTCCGCAACAGGAAatcatttttttgtgtgtggggAAATCATCTTGTTAGAAAAGAAAACTGGAAGAGCGCTCGCTAAGCAACATCACCTTACGAACTTGCTCCCGTCCCACGAATTGCGAGATGATACATAATTTTTGTCGATGAGATAAAACTGAAGATCAATGGCAGCATCGCAGAGTTCCAAAGACAAAGACGACTAGTGATTCAACTAGTAGGAGACATCCTCAATCAGAGAGAGGAGACATTGCAGAGCTCAAAAGAAATCTTGTTTTTTCTACAAGATCGCTCCAATATTTTTATCTCGGGGGAGGCATCGGCGCATCTGTTTACCAAAGCATTATTCAACATGTAAACCGAAGAGGCTGAAAACTAAAATTCAACTCGAAACAGAGGCCAGTAGACGCGTGCAGATGTCAAGCCAGACAGCCATCTTCTTCTACGGCAAGCCGGCGCCCTTCTCCCTGGCCTGCCTCTTCCGCTCCTCCTGCGCGATCCTGTCCCTCTCCTTGGTCGCCGCCTCGACGTCGTCCCACGTCGAGTGCTCCTCCGCCGTGCTCTCTGAACCGACCTTCTCCTTCACCCCTTGCGCGGCTTCCTTTGTGGCTTCCCAGGCGCCCTGCGCCGCCTGCTTCGCCTTCTCGCCGAGCGCCTGCGCTGTCTCGGCCACCTTGCTCGCGCCCTCCTTGGTCATCTCCGCCACCTTCTCCCCGGCGCTCCTGGTGCCCTCCGCGGCCCTGTCCTTGGCCTCGCCGGCCTTGTCCATGGCGCCCTCCGCCACCTCCGCGGTCTTCTCCTTGGCCGCGCCCgccgtctccttggccttgtcgatcGCCTGCCCCGTCGTCTCCTTGGCCCTCTCCTTCATTTCCCCCGCCTTGTCCGCGGCCTGGCTTGCCGTCTCCTTGGTCTCGTGCTTGGCCTTCTCCGTCATGCGGGAGGCCCTCTCTGCGGCTTCCTCCGCCGTCTCCTTGGCCCTATCCTTCATCTCCCCCGCCTTGTCCGCGGCCTGGCTTGCCGTCTCCTTGGTCTCGTGCTTCGCCTTGTCCGTCATGCGGGAGGCCTTCTCGGCGGCGTCCCCGGCCCTGCCCTTGGTCTCGTCGGCCATGCGCGACGCCTGGTCCTTCGCGCTCTCCTTGGCATGGCCGGTGGCGTCCTTGGCCTGCTCCGCCGCGCCCCTGTACTTGTCCTTGATCTCCCTCCGGTCGTCCGGCGAGTTGTTATACGCCTGCCGACGCACGAACCAAAGCCGGCGAGCACGCATGTCAGCATGCACCTCCAGAGAAAAATCGTGGCATGGCAGACGAGCCAAACTGAACTTCGTATACTTACCTGCGACGATCTCGGGGCGGTCTGCAAGCAGATGGGGCTCCAGTTCGCGGCATGCGGCCGGGGAGCGAGGAAGCAAGGCTTAGGAATGGCCTTCACGGCAGTGTTGCCGGTGAGCGCCGTGGCGCTGGCGACCCGCGCGCCtccaagaagcatggcggccatcAACCTGGACATGGATGTACTCTATCAGCACTGCTCGATCAGTCAATGCGGCGAAATCTTGAAAGCTTGGAATCTTGGATCAGTTGGCAACGACGGTGGTGTGTGTGAGCTTTGCGGTAAGGGAGAGGATGAGGCCGACCGGAGTGTTATAAGCTCGAGGTGGAGGCGAGGAAGGGGCAGAGGTGACACGTACGGGGACACGTTGCGGCTTGTGACGACACGTGGTGGCTCCGTGGAGTGTGCTGCTGTCCGTGACCCGTAGGCCGGAGTGCCGCGAACGGTCTGAAAGTTCTAGACCGTCTCTATGGCCATACAAGTGTGGTACGGACGTGGCCCTTGATCGAAGTTTATTCGCTCGTGCGCGCGGCAATGCCCACGTCTCATGCAAGTGCCCTACCGCGAAGATAGATTTTGCCAAGCGGCAGGCAGCGTCCCGAATCCTAAAACGAGCTCATGTTCCATTGCATAAATTCAGAAAAAGTTTACGTGATAAACGTTTGTGGAATGTATTTTATTCAGGTTCAAAAAAAGTTTTATTCTAAAGTAACAGGCTTAGAGTCTGCTAATACAAGATTATGAATGAAGAGAGGTGACCGTTGCAACCAACAAGCGGTGCTATGAGCCATTCGGGCATAATTAGCAAGACAATGTGAGACCATATTTTGTGATCTCAAGGTCTTCACTGCTTTAAACTCTCTCTGCAACATGCAGTTCTTGATCTCCTTGGCCAATTGACTATTGGATGATTTATCAAGTGAGGCATCAGTCATAGAAAAACGGGCCACCATTGAGTCCGATTGTACGAAGACCGGAAGGTTAGACCATTCGATAGCCATAGACATTTCAATCTTAATAGCTTCAAATTCCACCTTGAGGGCATTGTTACAGTAGAATAATAGTTGACATGATGAACAAATGACAGAATCCAAGTTATCTTTTACAACCTCTATACCTTTTCATAAGACATTTGTACTAATATGTTTGTGATAAAATCCATCCATGGAGGTCTACTAAAAAAAAGATATGGCTAACCAAGTCTCAGTTAAGTGGCATAACatgtaaaaaagaaaaaagaaaaattgaaagaaaaaaacatggatcttgatgtaagatcttacGAATATAGCATCAATTAAGATTTAATCAAGTCTCAGTTAACTGAGATGTAGCAAGACTGAAAAAACCAATGTTTCAAAGTGCTTTAAAAAATTACCATTTTTTAGGATCATTCTTTTTTCAAACCTCAACAAATGTTTTTTCATCACAAAATTTCATGTTGATAAAACTTCAAAGTTACACTGTTGGtttaagaaaagaaaagaatttatttaaattattattattattattattatctgatTTTACTGTCCACCCGGGTGCACATGCACCCAAGTGAAACTCCACGTTAATGTTGGGCGAAAATCCTAAACATATGGGAAAATTGTCAAGGAAATGAAAGCGGGAGTATGTGTCCTCCGCTTTTTTATCTCATCCCTTGTCCCGCAAAAACAAATCCCACCCCCTTTAATCTTAATGTGAGGCCCTATCCTCTTTAATTAGATTTTGTCACTAACCCTGTAAGCTAATTTTCATACAAGCCGTCGGTAGATAGCAAAACTGACGGCGACTCAATTACATCTTACACTAGCAAACATGCTTGTGCGTTGCACGGGAAAAAATCGCCTTTTATACACACACTCGATGACATCAGCAAATTCACTGAAACCTTTCATGATGCCATACAACCAACAACATGATAAGTGATGTTGCGCGTGTACT is a window of Triticum dicoccoides isolate Atlit2015 ecotype Zavitan chromosome 2B, WEW_v2.0, whole genome shotgun sequence DNA encoding:
- the LOC119368216 gene encoding late embryogenesis abundant protein 19-like; translated protein: MSRLMAAMLLGGARVASATALTGNTAVKAIPKPCFLAPRPHAANWSPICLQTAPRSSQAYNNSPDDRREIKDKYRGAAEQAKDATGHAKESAKDQASRMADETKGRAGDAAEKASRMTDKAKHETKETASQAADKAGEMKDRAKETAEEAAERASRMTEKAKHETKETASQAADKAGEMKERAKETTGQAIDKAKETAGAAKEKTAEVAEGAMDKAGEAKDRAAEGTRSAGEKVAEMTKEGASKVAETAQALGEKAKQAAQGAWEATKEAAQGVKEKVGSESTAEEHSTWDDVEAATKERDRIAQEERKRQAREKGAGLP